The Streptococcus sanguinis genome contains the following window.
TCGCAAAACTAAGTCGCCGTGAAACCTACAGCCAAGTATAAACCAAAAAGAGTCTGGGACAAAAAGATTTCAATTTTTAAAAATCTTAATTATTAAGCCCTTCAAATCTATAATTAAATGCGAAAAGCGAACAAAGCAGAATTCTGATTACCAGAAAACTAGTTTTGTTTGCTTTTTATATTTGATGTTGGACTTTTGTCCCAGTCTTTTTCATTCACACCCATACACATCACCTGTCAGCGGGTCAATGACTTCTACCAGCTTAAAGTGTCCCTGCTCATAATTGTAATGACAGATGGCACAATTACCAAAGCGCACCTTGGGATCCAGAGCTTGGGCTGCAATCTTGAGATAGAAGGCCCACATGGCACCTCCGTGGCTAACAGCCAAGATCGGCTCTGCTCCTGCCTGCTCCATGACCTCAGTCAGAGTGACCAGCATGCGCTCACCGACTTGGTCCACGCCTTCTCCGCCATAAGGGACGAAGAGGTCCTCAAAAGAGGTGGCTCCTGGTCGAAATTTCGGCTGCAGGCGTTCAGGCTGAGCCTCAAAAAGACCAAAATTCCATTCTTTAATGCCTTTTAGACGGGTATAGTCGGTCCGGCCAGAAATAAGTTCCAGAGTATCAGAAGCCCGCTCCTGGGTGGACGAGTAGAGCTGGCCAAAACGAATGCCCCGCTCTTGCAAATAAGCTCCTGCCTGCCGGGCCTGTTCCTGCCCCAGTTCAGTCAGAG
Protein-coding sequences here:
- a CDS encoding histidine phosphatase family protein; the encoded protein is MKDLYLMRHGQTFFNQEGLVQGACDSPLTELGQEQARQAGAYLQERGIRFGQLYSSTQERASDTLELISGRTDYTRLKGIKEWNFGLFEAQPERLQPKFRPGATSFEDLFVPYGGEGVDQVGERMLVTLTEVMEQAGAEPILAVSHGGAMWAFYLKIAAQALDPKVRFGNCAICHYNYEQGHFKLVEVIDPLTGDVYGCE